From a region of the Corallococcus coralloides DSM 2259 genome:
- a CDS encoding TPM domain-containing protein: MATTFLEDAARTQAAEAVAAIESQTAAEVVVSVRRASGDYAHTDARLGAAVAFVMLLVLLFIPQEVHLFAFPPVVLLSYAAGVMGGRLLPSLRRALTPRKLQEDSVRTAAKAAFTELGVSHTSRRTGILVFVSLFERRVEVVTDYGVDTSLMGAEWQEALTQLSAALSASPAPEPFFQALRRVQAPLSRVLPRLEDDVNELPDMPGAVA, translated from the coding sequence ATGGCCACGACCTTCCTCGAAGACGCCGCACGCACGCAGGCCGCCGAAGCCGTCGCGGCCATTGAGTCCCAGACCGCCGCGGAGGTCGTGGTGTCCGTGCGCCGCGCCTCCGGCGACTACGCCCACACCGATGCACGGCTGGGCGCGGCCGTCGCCTTCGTCATGTTGCTGGTCCTCCTGTTCATCCCGCAGGAGGTCCACCTCTTCGCCTTCCCGCCCGTCGTGCTCCTCTCCTACGCCGCGGGCGTGATGGGGGGCCGCCTGCTGCCGTCGCTGCGCCGCGCGCTCACCCCGCGCAAGCTCCAGGAGGACTCCGTGCGCACCGCCGCGAAGGCCGCCTTCACGGAGCTGGGCGTTTCGCACACGTCGCGCCGCACCGGCATCCTGGTGTTCGTCTCCCTCTTCGAGCGCCGCGTGGAGGTCGTCACCGACTACGGCGTGGACACCTCGCTCATGGGCGCCGAGTGGCAGGAAGCGCTCACGCAGCTGTCCGCCGCGCTGTCCGCGTCCCCCGCGCCCGAGCCCTTCTTCCAGGCCCTGCGCCGCGTCCAGGCACCGCTTTCGCGCGTGCTGCCCCGCCTGGAGGATGACGTGAACGAACTGCCGGACATGCCCGGAGCCGTGGCGTGA